One genomic region from Fictibacillus marinisediminis encodes:
- the jag gene encoding RNA-binding cell elongation regulator Jag/EloR: MKQIKVTGKTVEEAVSTALAELQASKEEVEVKVLEESKRGFLGFGGKPALIEVSLKPDPVKLAVAFLQEVTDKMGVPVTISLKETREEIILELTGEKIAILIGKRGQTLNSLQYLTNLVANNHSSRYLRIIIDAENYRERRRESLERLAVHTAQKVSATGKGVALEPMPSNERKAIHMALRNNKKIETTSEGAEPFRKVIIRPVKK; the protein is encoded by the coding sequence ACAGCATTGGCCGAGCTTCAGGCTTCTAAAGAAGAGGTTGAGGTAAAAGTACTCGAAGAATCTAAAAGAGGATTTTTGGGTTTTGGCGGAAAACCGGCTTTAATAGAAGTCTCTCTTAAACCAGACCCGGTAAAGCTGGCTGTTGCTTTTTTACAGGAAGTCACCGATAAAATGGGTGTGCCTGTTACCATTTCACTGAAAGAAACGCGGGAAGAAATCATCTTGGAATTAACGGGTGAAAAGATTGCCATTTTGATCGGAAAAAGGGGACAGACCCTTAACTCCCTTCAGTACCTGACCAATCTTGTAGCCAATAATCACTCGAGCCGCTATCTCCGCATCATCATTGATGCAGAAAATTACAGAGAACGACGCCGCGAATCGCTTGAAAGACTGGCTGTCCATACAGCTCAAAAAGTTTCGGCGACTGGTAAAGGAGTAGCACTCGAACCGATGCCTTCCAACGAAAGAAAAGCCATACATATGGCACTGCGAAACAATAAAAAAATAGAAACTACTTCTGAAGGGGCAGAGCCATTCCGCAAGGTCATCATCCGCCCCGTGAAAAAGTAA